Proteins from a genomic interval of Antedon mediterranea chromosome 5, ecAntMedi1.1, whole genome shotgun sequence:
- the LOC140049663 gene encoding atrial natriuretic peptide receptor 3-like gives MPMRLKQCIRFCLIVPFINVVLGSVGSYGDTTDIVLGVLLPYTGSWPIGSKIASAASIAIDDIQNDPALLPNRSIGFLWNDTRCNAGDGLYEVVDLWSHGLVLHLHGFIGAGCDSVCEPSGLLTAAWDLPMISWGCTSSSMSNKLNYPTFVRTVGPYFRCAPMIVELFHRFEWSRAAIITSSEHSWQLTSSEVRTSLEDAGVEISQYSSFEPGNEHLVYGTEDTHYTTLEKTKDEARIILLFAYGGDVRDVMLYAYDFGMINGDYIFFTVDLYENSFIGNNTWMGDDGRDDDAHQAFGSIFNIHILEPDTQKYKNFTEEVRRRMAVTPFNDPLEEDSTVDVHAGLLYDAMYLYAVALHAVLEAGEDELSGNDIVRKLFNRTFEETALKLYYRQENLECLEKLQ, from the exons ATGCCGATGAGGTTAAAGCAATGCATTCGATTCTGTCTGATCGTACCTTTCATAAATGTGGTTTTAGGAAGCGTTGGGTCATATGGAGACACCACTGATATCGTACTTGGTGTATTGCTGCCATATACAGGCTCCTGGCCAATAGGTTCAAAGATCGCTAGCGCGGCATCTATCGCCATCGATGATATTCAGAATGATCCGGCGCTCTTACCAAATCGATCGATCGGATTCCTCTGGAACGACACACGTTGTAATGCTGGTGATGGCCTGTACGAAGTAGTTGATCTATGGTCTCATGGATTGGTTCTGCATCTACATGGATTCATCGGTGCCGGATGTGACAGTGTCTGTGAGCCATCTGGACTTTTAACCGCGGCCTGGGATCTTCCTATGATTTCGTGGGGCTGCACATCTTCATCCATGTCAAATAAGCTCAATTATCCTACATTTGTTCGTACTGTTGGTCCGTACTTCAGATGCGCACCGATGATTGTAGAGCTTTTTCATCGTTTTGAATGGTCTAGAGCTGCCATAATTACTTCCAGCGAACACTCGTGGCAGTTAACCTCGTCGGAAGTTCGGACTAGTCTTGAAGATGCTGGAGTTGAAATTTCCCAATACAGCAGTTTTGAACCTGGAAATGAACACCTAGTGTACGGAACTGAAGACACTCATTATACAACGTTAGAAAAAACTAAAGACGAAGCCAGAA tAATCCTATTGTTTGCATACGGAGGTGATGTCCGTGACGTCATGTTGTACGCTTATGATTTTGGTATGATCAATGGGGATTACATATTCTTCACCGTTGATTTGTACGAAAACTCGTTCATAGGAAACAATACGTGGATGGGAGATGATGGAAGAGATGACGATGCACACCAGGCATTTGGTAGCATTTTTAATATACACATACTTGAGCCTGATACTCAAAAGTATAAAAACTTTACAGAAGAGGTTAGGAGAAGAATGGCTGTCACTCCGTTTAACGATCCTCTAGAAGAGGATTCAACG GTTGACGTACACGCCGGATTGCTTTACGACGCGATGTACCTGTACGCAGTGGCTCTTCACGCTGTTCTTGAGGCGGGAGAAGACGAATTGAGTGGAAATGATATAGTGCGTAAGTTGTTCAATAGAACATTTGAAG